CACTGGGGGAAAGCGCAGTAGCACTTGCGGTTTATACTGCCCATTGCCTTGATTGTACCAAGTGATGATACGCTCGTCACCTTGAGCTACTAATACGGTCACATCGGGTAGTCCATCTTGGTTTAGGTCAGCAATTTCCACTTTTCTCGTACCCGGGCTATCTGTCAAGACTTGCTTTTGGACTGTTTTTTCTGGTGAGGTTTCGTAGTAAGCTAACTGACCTAAGTAATTACCAAACTCAGCGACTAGCCAACCTGATATATTTTCCTCACCAACGTTAATAGGCGTGAAGTGTACTGGTCGTCGTAAATCAATAGGAAGCAGTTCCGATAAACTATCTTGGCTGCTGCCTTGCCATAGCTTACCTTTTGCCTGGTCGGAGGGATTCATAATTCCCATTGTTAGCACCTGATACGATACATCGGGTTGAATGTATATGTCTGCCGGGGGGCTATCCAGCCTAATTGAGTTGATAATGGTCTGCTGACGATCAATTTCGTACAATATACCCTGGGCATCACCTAGCCAGAGGTGTCCGGTAGTGGTATCAATGTGGGTTAGGGTAGTAGTGGGTATCGTTTGCGTAGAGAGTCGGGCGGGGTGGGCTTGAAATTGGCTTAGTACTGTATCTACAGCAAGATCAGTCATTGAGAGACTATCGGGGGCTTGTTGCTGGTAGTAACCTACCAGCTTTTGCCAATTGTCTTCTGATAACTGAGGTTCGTCGGGAAAGATGCTAGCCTGCCTTACAATGTAGTCATCGTACATTGACATACCTCGGTAAGGCTGCTGCGGAGATTCCCAGATACCCAGGTAGTGTCCCATGCGGGGCAAAACGCTCTCCGTCCAAATGGTTTTGGGCAATAAGCCTGGTTCTGGAAAAGCATGACAAGTCTGACAATAGCGATACGCGAGTTGCTCCCCAGTAAGATGTGTTATACTATCAGGATGAGGAAAAATAGGAGTAGGTGTTGTCACCGCCTCAAACTGCACTGACTGTTCAGTTTTACTACACCCTACTAATAAAATGATCAGCCCCATCCAAATCCGCAAAACGATCATCCCGCTGGTTCTAGATTAATAGTTCGGCTATTTCCTTTAAAGTCATAGACAGTGGCACTTACAGCGGTACTCGGCAATGTAATACGACGGGTAACTTGGGAGAGATAGGTTGAGCCGTAGTAAAACTCATACTTCACGGTAGTGCCATCAGCTAGTTCCACTTCTGCCCAACTATCTATTGGTTGTAGCTGAAGGATTGGATTTAGTTTTCTAACGGATGAGTTCGCAAAAACTAACAAACTATCCTGGTTCTGGGTCACTAAAAACACGCTCTCGCCACTACCACTGCGTAGCTCCGCTAAACCTTTGGCATCACCAGGAACGTACCAGCCACTTTCATTCATAGATCGTGATACAAATTCACCTTTTCCATTTCCCTCCAAGTACAGTCCGTTAAGAGCATCGTAGCGCCCAGTAGCGATTTCAGTAGCGTAACTATTTCCGACTGCCAAAATATCCAAGTACCCATCCTGATTAATGTCTCGCGCTAACATCCCAAAAAGCGGGGCAAACTGCGCTTCAGTAGGCAGAGCCGTTACAGTAAACTTACCATCCCCTTGGTTCTCAATATAGCTGCTTGCCAGATGAGTAGCGTGGTAGGCGATTCCGCTGCTTAGTTCTTCTTCCGAAAAAACAGTATTGATTGTAGCTAAGCCATACTTTTCGTAGCTAGGAAACCGCTGACGGATCGGCAGAAACTGCGAAGTAAAATCATCTTTAGAATGCACTGGAAAGGGAGACAGTTGCCCGACTTCATCTTTCTTATAAGTAACCAATACTGGATCAATACTACCGTTGTTATCAAAATCGTTAGCGTATATACTCAGCGGATGCTCTTCGGTGCCTCGGTAGCTGGTGTTTAGCCCCAGATTACCCGCTACGTAGTCAATGTCACCATCGTAGTCAAAATCGCCTGCGGTAAGGCTATTCCACCAGCCAACTTTATTCGCTATGCCAGTGGAAGGAGTAGCGTTCTCAAACCCATTGCCAGTATTTTTAAATAAGGTAATCGGCATCCATTCCCCTACAATCAGTAAATCTACCAGTCCGTCATTATCAACATCAGTCCATAAAGCATCCGTAATCATTCCCAGACTATCCAACTCAGGAATAAGATCAGCCGTCACATTACTAAATGTACCCCCTTCGTTGCGAAGCAGGTAACTGGCTGGAGGTGTCGGATAGCTACCGGGAATTACCCGCCCGCCCACAAATAAATCCAGATCACCATCTTGATCGTAATCAGCTGCTTTTACACACGAACCACTGGTACGCATTTCCGGTAGTGCAGCTTGGTCTAACGTGAACTTCCCTTTGCCATCGTTACGATAAAACTTGTCTTGTAATTCTGGGCTATTGGGCTGAAACTCATAGCTGCCACTGACTGCGTACAAATCAAGGTCACCATCGTTATCTGCATCAAATAATAGTACTCCCAGTTCTTCGCTCACCGAATCAATTTTCGGTACTGTCCGGTTAAATGCCCCGTCCGCTGTTTGCAAAAACAACGTCCCTGTTTGATTAGCTGAACCCGCTACATAGAAGTCGTCTAAGCCGTCGCCATTCACATCACCTACAGCAATACCCGGTCCGTTTTGAGTCAGTTTATGAGGAAGAGTACGTTGCCAATTAAAGTCGATCATATCCTGCTCCTGATGTTTCAAGCGAATACCATAACTTTCGTTGGCTTTTCTAAAAGATGGGGTTGATATGGAAGAAATAATCTCCTGGTTAATATCCTGATTGCTCACCTCTTGAGCCTCAGAATACACCAGGGTTAAGGCTTGGTTAGCCGGAATATCTAGTAACAACTGACGTTTGCCATCCGGCCAAATTACCAGTAGAGAATCTACTAGACTATACTCGCCTAGCCCAAAGTGCTGCTGCTCTTCCATCGTAGAAAGATAACCTCGGTAACGCGCATTTTCTACGTACTGAACTTTTCCCTCTCCGTAATGGATCAACACTTTAGCTCCAATTCCCTGAGGGTTTATGTTATTCCCTTTTAAATCTACTCTTAGAAAATAGGCTTTTGCATCTTGATTATCATACAACTGGTTGCGGTAGACAAAAGCACTATCGTTGATGTTATTCACGACAATATCCAAATCGCCATCATTGTCCAGATCGGCGTAAGCGGCACCGTTGGAGAACGATGGAAGAAACATGCCCCAATCTTCGGTTTGGTCAGTGAATATCAGACCCCGATCAGAATCGGCACCATTGTTTCGGTACGCATAATTAGAAATTTTTACGACGGGGATAGAATCCATCATTTGAGCCGGAGTAGCCACTCCCCCACCTGGCCCTGCCCGGAAATTAGCGAAATCCCGATCAGTCACATCACGAGGGAAACCGTTGGTGATAATCAGATCTTTATAACCATCATTATCAAAGTCAGCCATCAGCGGAGTCCAGCTCCAGTCAGTTTGGTACACCCCTGCTAATTGTCCAATATCACTAAACACCGGATGCCCCTCGGGAGTAAATCCTTGATTAAGTTGTAGCGTATTGCGAACGTATTGGTACTCGAAGCCGTAACGCTCATTATTGATATAGGTAATGTAATTACTAACACCCAGCATTTGCTTCTGGCGCAGATTATTCTCCGGCAGCATATCCAGTGCAACTATATCTACTAAACCATCATTATTAAAGTCTACTACATCCGAACCCATCGCGGAAAAACTCTGATGCTTCAGGTATTTTCCTACCTGATTGGTAAATGTTCCGTCTTGATTATTGACGTAAAGTAGGTCGTTAGACAAGTAATCGTTGGTGATGTAAATATCCGGCCAACCATCCAGATTAATATCTGATACGGTAATTCCCAAGCCAAAGCCCTCAATCATGATTCCTGCCTCATTAGATACATTGACAAAGCGCCCGCCATCGTTCCGGTAGAGGCGGTCGTTGTTAGGAGCCGAACCATCGGTCATTTTTTCCCGATAACTGGTTGGCAAGCGGTTTTTGATGGTATTGGTTAGCAGATACAGGTCTAGATCACCATCCAAATCATAGTCAAAAAAAGTAGCTTGGGTAGTATGCCCTGTATCGGCAATTCCGTATTTCTCAGCCTCTTCAGTAAATTCAGGTACGCCTGCTTCGTCGGCCCCCTGATTAACAAAAAGCAGATTCTTGCGCTTTATGCTATCCTTGAGTAGCGTTGCCGAAGCATAAATATCTAAGTACCCATCTTGGTTAATATCTACCAGTGCCACACCAGAACACCACCGATCTTCTCCTGCTACCTTAGCTACTTGGGTAATATCTTCAAACTGCATATCCCCTTTATTGAGATACAGTGCATTATCTACTGAATTTCCGGTAAAATAAATATCAGCTAATCCATCATTATTTAAATCACCAATACCGACCCCACCCCCGTTGTAGATATATTCTTCATTAAGAATGTTGAAGGTATCATTTTCAGCAATACGATTGGAAAAATGAATATTAGATTGGTTAGGTGAAACCAGTTCAAATAGCGTTGCCGGCTGACTGTTACAACTGGAAAATATCCAACCTACGGCAACTACGATATAACTCAGGGACTTCATAAGATGCTTATGATGTATATCGGGGAGAATAATAACTATTTCTATAAAAAAACAAGTCAGACCTGAAGCCTGACTTGTTTTTTTATGTTTTAAGGAAATAAACTTAGGTTTAGTAACCAGGATTCTGGCTTAATATATCCTCTCCTATGAGATCAATCTCATTCTGAGGAATTGGTAGATACTCATCTTGTTCAGAGGTAAAGTCAGCTCCAGCAAAGGCATTGCTAAGGAATTGCCGCTCATTCGCTATGTAAGCATCCAAAGTAGATTCGGCAATGCCCCAACGAACTAGATCATAAAAACGATGCCCCTCACCAGAAAGTTCTAACTTACGTTCAAAGCGGACAGCCTCAATTGCTTGCTCTTGACTACCGAACGATGGATATAATTCGATTACATAATTAGCAGCAGGTGAACCATCCTCGTTAGACACCAAATCGTTTTGTGCCCGGGCACGAACTTGGTTTACAAGGTTTAAGGCGGCACCTAAGTTTCCTAATTCAGCTTCGACTTCAGCTGCCATGAGTAACACATCGGCGTAACGGATAATGTAATAATTGACAGCAGTATAACCAGGGGTCCACGAAGATACATCATTCTCGATACCGTCTCCCTCTTTGTAGTACATAAACTTTTTAGGGGAATATGGACCTCCGTTGGGCTGGTTACGAATCCAATCGCGACCGGGATGTGGCCCCCAATCTAAGAACGGAATTCCTCGTCGACCAATAGCATGATCTAGGCGTGGATCAACTGGCCCAGCATCGGGAGTAAATGCATCGACACTAGATAACCCAAAATCGTTTTCTAGCGCATTCGCACCGTTATTGTACGAGCCGTCTAGTAACGGAAGTCCTGCTGTTGTAGTTCGATAAGAATTAGCTAACTCAAAACTAGGCTGATTGAAGCCACAGCACCCACCGGGGCGCTCAGGCCCACTAGATCCGTGAGGAAAGTTGAGTACCATTGCTGGGTTCGCATTGTTTACCGTACCTGTATTCGCCGAAGCCTGCACTGAGAACACCGTCTCACTATTGTTATCGTTAGTAGAACGGAAAAGATCAGAATAGTTGTCTAATAGTGCGTAAGATTCACCCGTGGCTGTCACACCATTAGCGATTACCTCATCGAAAATTGGCTTAGCTTCCTCATGCTTACCTTGAAATAAAAGTACTTTCCCTAAGTAAGCACCTGCAGCCCATTTATTGGCTCTTCCCGCCGCAGTTTGTACTTCCGGTAGATTATCAAAGGCAAACTGAAGATCCATTTCAATCATCGGCCACAAATCCTGATCGTTAGGGATTAGAGTAATCTCATCCCAGGTCTCGTCTACGTAGGGAACATCGTCAAAATTCCGCTTTAGATCAAAGTAGTAATGACCTCGTAGAAACCGAGCCTCAGCCGCTATTCTAGTCTCAGCTTCTTCCGCTGCACCCTCAGAGAGTTCAATTAACGCCAACGTAGCATTTGCCCGGGCTACCCCTTCAAAGGTAGACTCGTACTTGTCTTCTACTGAGGCATTGTTGGTCTGAGCCGCATAAAGCTGTATCTCATTTACTTGCGACTGGTCGCCGGGATCACTGCCTTTGTTGGCATCGCCACCCAAAACCCCTCCCCAAAACCAATTACTGGCATCGGTGTAGAATCCACCCCGCCCAAGCAGCATGGCGTAGGTGGCGATTAACGACCCCTCCAATCCCTGTTGGGACGAAAGTTCAGTCTGACTTAACGAACCCGCTGGTGCCACATCTAAGAAAGAATCCTGACAGGCTACAGTAACCGAGATTACGGCTACCAAGCTCAACGCAATTATTCTAGTAATTTTCATATGTAGGTTAACTTATATATTGATTAAAACGATACGTTTAGTCCTAATACCCACTGGCGGGTCACTGGAATGTTACCCCGGTCAATACCAAAGTTAGTGTCAGCACCACCGCCTACTTGAGGATCTAGCCCACTGTAATTAGTGATCGTAAATAAGTTGTTAGCCGAAGCAAATACTCTGAACTTTTCTAATCCCCAACTATCCAGTAGTGTAGCGGGTAAATTATAACCTAATGTTATATTCTGCATTCTCACGTATGAACCATCCTCTACATAAAAAGAGTTCGATTGACCGGTAGTACTGAAGTTGGCAGCATCTTCAAAGATCGGAATTTCCGCTCCCGGATTATCGGGTGTCCAAGTATCCTTTACTCGGGTACTGATAGCAGCACCGGGAAATAGCGGATAGAAATCGGTAAAAAGTTTAGAGACATTAAAGATTTCATTACCAAACTGACCGTAAACGTACGTTTGTAGATCAAACGCCTTATACGTTAGCTTGATAGTAAGCCCGCCCGTAAAATCAGGAATTGGATTTCCTAAATCGGTACGGTCATCTATGGTAATTTCTCCGTCAGGCTCCCCATCAGGTCCGCTTATGTCAGCAAAACGAAATCGCCCTACGCCACCAGCTGGAGTTTCCTCCGTGGCATCCTCCGTTTTGGTAACACCTGGTTGAGTAGGAGCCGCGTCAATTTCGGTCTGGCTTTGAAACAAACCTTCTACTTGGTAGCCGTAGAAGTTAGATAGTGGCTGACCTAAACGGTTAAGTACCGGAATAATACCTCGGTACTCCGAACTCCGATTAGGCAGATCTTCAATACCGGGAGCCAGCGCAACAATTTCGTTTTGTAAGAACCCTCCGTTCAAGGTTACTTCGTAGCCAATACCATTGCCGATAGTACCTTTGTTCACAATGCGCAGATCAATTCCTCGGTTCAGCATCTCTCCTACATTTACCGAAGGATCGTCAGCGCGGAAACCAGCTTGTACAGTTATCGGTACTTGGAATAATAAGTCCTCCGTTCGCTTTTCCCATACGTCGAAGATTACATCTAGCTTTCCATCAAACAGTAAGGCATCAAAACCAATGTTAGTAGTAATTGCCCGCTCCCAACGAGCGAAGGGGTTGCCGATACGATTTCGGTAAAAACCAAGTTGGGCAGATGAGTTGGTACCATTAATGTCATAACTTCCCTGGCCTAGATTGGTAGTATACAAACTAAACTGATTGTTAGGATTTACATTGTTAGAGTTACCGATAATTCCATACCCCCCTCTAATCTTCATGTCTTCAATAAAGGTAAGCCCGTCCATAAAGCCCTCGGATGAGATTCGCCAAGCTCCTGATACGGCGGGAAACACTCCAAAACGTTCTTCAGCACCAAAGCGGGATGAACCATCGTAACGCACTACTCCCGTAAGTAAGTACTTATCGCGGAAATCATACTTTACACTTCCGAAGTAGGAAGCAAAGTTCACTCCATTAGATTTGAATCCGCTACCAGGCAGGGCTTCTACTGTATTAAGGGTAACGAAGTCAGGGCTTTCGGAGAACGGGTTGATTCCCGTACCTTCGTAGAAGTTGAATGCATCTTGGTTTAGCGCTTCCTGCCCCAATAGGATATCAAAGCCGTGGTCACCAAAATCTTTCTTATAATTTACCGTGTTGGTAAACACCCAAGACGTTTCGTAGAACGATCTTCTGGTGTAGCCAAAAGCGGAATTGTTTTCGCTGTTTTCATACTGACGCCGGGTATAAAGTTCAGCATTGAAAGCATCAAAACTGCCCCCAAAGCTAGAGCGAAATATCAAGTCTTCAATAGGCTCAAACTCCAGATAGACGTTTCCAAAACCACCCACAGAAAAGTTACTATTATTGCGCTGTCCGTCTAAGTTAGCTACTGGGTTACGAGGGTTATTAAAGCCGGGAGCGGCGGTACCAGCGTAGCCACCAAACTCATCGAAAACTGGAATAATAGGCGACATACGCGAAGCATCCAAAATAACGTTCTCGTCATCAGCCGAACCAGTTCCACCTTGCCCTCTATTGTTCGCTCCCAACAGGATGTTTACACTTCGGTAAGTTCCTTGTATGTTCTCACCCACGCGTAATTTGTTAGGAATTATGTCAAACTCAGAATTGGCCCGGAAGGTATAGCGCTTAAATATCTGATGCTTCAAAACCCCTTCTTGCTCCTGCATGTTTAACCCGATGTAGTAACGGTTATTTTCTCCGCCCCCCGATAGACCCAGATTATGCCGATGAAGCATGCCCGGTCGGGTAATAGCATCGTACCAATCGGTTCCCTCTTTATTAGCCCTTACCACTTGATAAGCAGAGGTAGGATCAATACTATACAGAGCAGCTTGCTCTTCTAAATTTATTGAGCCTACAATACCAGCATTAGGCCCTACTAGTAGATAATCAGGGATGATAGGCTGAACTCCAGTTCCGTACTGCGGATGTTCAAAGTTGGGAGTCTCGCCTCGGTTGTTAGCCCCATTTCGGATAGCATTCCACGTCCATATAGCTTGCTCCTGAGGATTCAGTACCTCAAGACCTTGGCCAGGATCAGTTACTCCAATTTCCCCATTGTAGGTTACCTTCAGTGGTTGATTTCTTCCTCCTTTCTTGGTGGTAAAAACAACAACCCCACCGGCAGCCCGAGCTCCGTAAATAGAAGCACTGGTTGCATCTTTCAGTACCGTAGTAGCCTCAATATCACCGGGGGCCAAGAAATCAGTATTTAGCGTTGGAACCCCATCTACCACATAAAGTGGCTCATTACCACCTAAGGCACCGAAGCCTCGCACCCGAACAATACTACTGGTACCGGGCTGTCCGTTAGTAATTACCGTTACTCCCGATACCCGGCCTTGCAATTGCTGCTCTACGTTACCCGAAGGGACTACCTGCAAATCTTCGGCATCTACTGTAGCAACCGAACCAGTAGTTTCTCTTCGGTTATCTACCGAGTACCCAGTTACCACAATTTCGGATAGGGACTGAACATCAGGTAGCATTGTCAGGTCAACTGTACTCTGGTTGCCTACCGTTACCTCTTCGGCAGTATAGCCGATCGAAGTAAACACCAGCACCGCATCGTTACTTGGTACGGTTAAGCGGTACTCACCGTTCATATCGGTTACCGTTCCTTGCGTAGTGCCTTTAATAAGCACATTAACCCCCGGGAGGGTTTCACTAGTTTCACCGTCGGTCACCGTACCCGAAACGGTCTTGTCTTGCGCGTATCCGCCCACACTCAGCATCAAGCTGAACAGGAAAAGATACACACATTTGAGATGCGTAGAAATTCTCATACTCATTAGGTTTACGTTAAAGTTTGATTAAAAAGGTTTTGAGCTTTATATATGCTGTGAGCATAATCGTTTATAGCTTTTTTATAGGTAGCGAAAGTATCTGATGGTATCGCTATCTTAATTGTATCAACTTCCAAAGTAGGCAATATTTTGCCACTTTTTCAATACTTACTCTTGAACTAACAGTATTTTTATATTATTTCAAAAATTTATATAAAAAAATATAAGAAACATATAGTTTACGTTGGGAGCCTGACAAACATATGATAGTGTACTATTCTAGTTTATAAGTACTTCACTTGTTGAAAAAGACAACTCTATGACAAAGAAAAAGGCAACCTTCCAGAGAAAGTTACCTTTTAATATTTACCCAAATACTAATTATGATTCGGGTATTATATTCCTTCTTTTTTCAGAAGCATCTAATACTCAGCCGCTACCTTTTCTGATTCAGGTACCGCTTTCTTAGTGTTCTTCTGCCAGAAAAAGAAAATAGCAAATAACACAATCAGTATTGCGGGGAATGCTATCATTTTCTCCAGAGTATCTTGCCCAGTAGATAACTCTAATGCGGTTCCACTTAGTCCTTCGGCTATATTTTCAGCCCGAGAACCATCAATCCACCCTCCAATGATGGGTTGAAAGATAGAAGTAGAAAACATACCTACCGCTCCGATAATAGACATACCTAACGCACTACTTAACGGCACCCGCTGCGCTACTGCCCCTACCATCACGGGCCAGAAGTAGCAATACCCAAAAGCAAATATTACAGCGGCCACGTACACTAAAGCTCCGGTTACAGTACTAAACATGTAAATTCCGATGGTAGAAAGTATAGCTCCACCTAATAGTACTCCGGTCTGGCCCAAGGAAGCTACAACCGGGCCGGCGAAGAACCTACCGACAGTTACTAGTCCGGCTGTCAACGCTAAAATAATCATAGGATCTGCCCCACTACTTCCTAAAATAAGACCTACCCATTGGCCAGGACCAAACTCGGTGATAGCCGTTAGTGCCATACACGCGATTAAAAACAGATAAACCGGACTTAGCATAGCCTTAAAGTTCTCGCTTAGCGAGGTGGCCCCTTCTACTTTTGCTTTTGGAAATGTTTTTCCAAAGAATAGTACAGCATACGTAATAGTTGGGATCATAATTACCCACATTTGCGCTTCCCAACTTAGAGAAGGTAAGAACACCCATTCGAAATTACCAATTACTATACCCCCATCGGTCATGAACTTAGAGATTAACGAACCCAGCAAAATACCCCCAGGAAACCACATATGGAAGCGGTTGAGCATCTTGTTCATTTTGACCCCGGAATACATATCGGCAATCATTGGGTTACAGGCGGCTTCCGTACAACCAGTTCCTAAGCCGATGAGTAGGGTAGAAATCAGAAGGGTAACGTATCCTCCAGCATAGATAGTAAGAATAATCCCCAATGTATGCGCTAGGAAGGCTACGTTCATAATAATTTTTGGGCCTACCGTATGATAAACCAATCCACCGATAACCATTGAGATTGGGAACCCTAAGAACCACATTAGATTAATAAATCCCAGTTGTTCAGCCGATAGGGCGAACGTTTCTCCTAGCTGGGGGAGTATTCCAGCTCGGATAGAATACGTAAAACCGGTAGTAATGAGGGCAAAACAGCTTCCGTAGAATAAGGCAGTTTTGTTGACATTTTCGTTCATAGGTTTAGAAGATTAGTTAAGTAATATGATGGTTTTTCAAAAAGCCAAGGTGTCAAGTTAGTCAATAAAAATATAGAAAATAACGATACAAATGATGATAACTCCCTAAAAATACGGGCAGATCACCGACATTCATTACAGAAACGACACTGTTGAGCAAAAAAAAGCCAGACAATTTTGCCTGGCTTAGTGGATAGTAGATGCTGTTTTTTCGGCTAGTTAGACCCGGTATTGTTGGCTTCAGTAGGAGTGATGCCCATGTTTTTGAGTACCAAATCAGAAATATCGGCTTCGTCCTGATTCTCTACGTAGAGTAGAATTGGGTTTCCGGCCACATCTAAACTAAACACGTGGGTGTAGCTTTGTTCTTTGGCCACTGCGTCAATCGCTTTCTGGATTTTATCCAGAGCAGGTTGCAGTAGCTCCGCTTCCTTTCGTTGCAGATTGGTTTGCGCCTCTTGCTGGTCTTGCTGAATTTGGGTTTGCAAATCTTGCAGCTCCTTTTCTTTAGCAGCCCGGGCGTCTTCCGTCATGGTGGCTGCCCCTTTTTGGTAGGCATCTAGTTGCGTTTGAAACCCTTGCATTGTTGCCTGAATTTTATTGGTAAGCTGCCGTTGGTAAGCTTGCAGTTCAGATTGAATAGATTTAGCCTCGGGCATTTGGCTCAGTACGTACTCAGTACTCACAAACCCAAATTTTTGCTGGGCATTTGCCTCAGCAGTAAAGAATAGCGCAAATACACTTATCGCTATTAAAATATTTCGCTTCATACTAATATTAGGTTACATTAAATTTATCGAATAGTATCTTCTCGTTCTCCTAACCCTAGTTCATCCAGCACATAATCGGTATAGTCGTGGATAGGGTTAGTGTATAGCATCACTAAGTCTGCCGACTTATCAAACATTATCTGTAGTTTATTTTCTTCCGACACCTTTTCTATTGCCTCAAAAACTTGATCTAAAATCGGTTTAACTAGCTCCTGTTTTTTCAGTTGGTGCAACCCCTCAAACCCAAATACTTTCTGCTGATATTCTTTCAGCATTTGTTCCTTCTCTTGAATAGCTTCGTTGCGTTCCCGACGCATTTCAGCCGTTAGCAATACCTCCTCAGCCTTCAATTCACTACGCATAGCGTCTACCTCCTGCTGCATTCCCTGTATTTCGCTCTGCCATTGGGTTGCCAGTTGCTGAACTTCAGCTTGAGCCTCCTGATACTCCGGCATCTTGCTTAGGATATATTCCGTAGTAACATATCCAAATTTCTGGCCAAACACTTCAGGGGTCGCCAATAAAGCGCACAAAGTTATAAAAACTATTGGAAAAATGCGGGTACCGGGAAAAACAATCTTAGCCATAGCCGAAAACTTATATGACCGACAAAGTATTATTAGCGAATTTGCTGACCGATGCGGAAGTGAAACTCGGGCCCGGGAGGACGAGGCTGTAAACCGGGCATATTGGGAATTGTATCAAACCCGTAGCCCCAGTCAATTCCTAGTAAGCCGAAGGCTGGCATAAAGATACGGGCACCAACTCCAGCCGATTTGTACAGATCAAAAGGATTGTACTGGTTAAAGTCAGCAAAGTTGTTTCCTCCTTCTACAAAACCCAGCACAAAGATAGTAGCCGCCGGATTAGGAGAAACCAAGTACCGCAATTCAGCCGAAAATTTATTGTAGGCGATGCCTCCTCGAGCATTCGTTTCATCCTGCGGTCTAAACGCTCGCTCTGGATAGCCTCGCAAGCCAATTTGCTCTTCTGCCACAAAGAAATTCTGACCAGCCATGCCCGCACCTCCTAAAGTAAATCGTTCAAAAGGTGAGTTGATTGTGTTGTCTTTGTACGAACCAAAGAAACCGAAGTGAATATTAGTATTAAGCACTAAATTTTTACCCAATTGGGTATAGTGTTTAGCATCAAACATCCAACGATGGTACTCCAGCCAGTTATAACGATCAGCGTATAACTCCTCCCGCTCAACCGGATCATCCGTAACGATAGGCTCCGTATAATCAAGAGCCTCATCAAAGACGGAGAAGGGAGGGGTAAGTGCTACTTCTAATGATATGGATGAACCAGTACGAGGGAACATCGGGTTGTCTATACTATTCCGAGCAATCGTTGTATTTACCGATAAATTGTTGGAAATACCTCTGGTGAATCCGATTCCAATATCTTGATAATCGTCAAGCGAGTAACGTCGGTATACCAATGAGTTACTCATGGTGAAGTAATCATCAGGCCAACGAAGCCGTCGTCCTAAACCTACGCTAATATTCGTGATTCGCATGGAACCTCCAATTTGGGGCGGGCCACCAAAGCCACCACCG
This region of Tunicatimonas pelagia genomic DNA includes:
- a CDS encoding OmpH family outer membrane protein — encoded protein: MKRNILIAISVFALFFTAEANAQQKFGFVSTEYVLSQMPEAKSIQSELQAYQRQLTNKIQATMQGFQTQLDAYQKGAATMTEDARAAKEKELQDLQTQIQQDQQEAQTNLQRKEAELLQPALDKIQKAIDAVAKEQSYTHVFSLDVAGNPILLYVENQDEADISDLVLKNMGITPTEANNTGSN
- a CDS encoding OmpH family outer membrane protein, which encodes MAKIVFPGTRIFPIVFITLCALLATPEVFGQKFGYVTTEYILSKMPEYQEAQAEVQQLATQWQSEIQGMQQEVDAMRSELKAEEVLLTAEMRRERNEAIQEKEQMLKEYQQKVFGFEGLHQLKKQELVKPILDQVFEAIEKVSEENKLQIMFDKSADLVMLYTNPIHDYTDYVLDELGLGEREDTIR